TCCGCACCGGGATGCTGGAGGTGCTCCGGGAGGAGTTCGTGCGAACCGCGCGGGCGAAGGGTCTGACCGAGCGGGTGGTCGTCTTCCGGCACGCTCTCAGGAACGCGACGATTCCCGCTCTTACGGCGGTGGGGCTGGCGTTCGGGGAGCTTCTGGGCGGCGCCGTGCTCACCGAAACCATCTTCGGATGGCCCGGGATGGGCAAGTACGCGGTGGATTCCATCGGCAGCCTCGACTACCCGGCCATCCTCGGCTTCACCCTGGTGGTGGGAGCCGGCTTTGCGCTCATCAATCTGGCGGTGGACCTGCTCTATGCCGTGGTGGACCCGAGGATCCGGTACGGTTAGGTTCCTGCGCACGCCGGGGGCGTCGATGGGGGCCGCCTTGACCGGGGTGGTTGCCCTTGGCCTCGTGTTCGCCCCGTGGATCTCTGCCTACGACCCGGCGGCGGTGGAGGTAGGGCCGCGGCTCTCTGCCCCGTCCCCTCAGCATCCTCTGGGAACGGACGAGCTTGGGCGCGACCTTTTGAGCCGGCTTGTGTACGGGGGGCGAGTGACGCTGCGGGTGGCGCTTGGAACGGTCCTGCTCTCCGCGACCACGGGAAGCCTCGCCGGCATCTGGCTCGGCTACCGCGGGGGGCGCTGGGATGCCTGGGGCATGCGGCTGGTGGACGTAGCCCTTACCTTTCCGGCCCTGGTGCTGGCCATGGGGCTGGCCGCGGCCCTCGGGCCGAGCCTGTACAACGCGATGCTGGCCGTAGCGGCCGTGCAATTCCCGCGGTATGTGCGCCTGAT
The DNA window shown above is from Bacillota bacterium and carries:
- a CDS encoding ABC transporter permease encodes the protein MGAALTGVVALGLVFAPWISAYDPAAVEVGPRLSAPSPQHPLGTDELGRDLLSRLVYGGRVTLRVALGTVLLSATTGSLAGIWLGYRGGRWDAWGMRLVDVALTFPALVLAMGLAAALGPSLYNAMLAVAAVQFPRYVRLMRGEALRLRQREFVEAAHAIGAGEARVLFRHLLPNALPVLLAYATLGFGESTLAVASLSFLGLGAQPPTPEWGALVNAGRAYLLDQWWYAAAPGVALFVTVTGLNLLGDALRQHLDPKMR